In one window of Campylobacter coli DNA:
- the rdgB gene encoding RdgB/HAM1 family non-canonical purine NTP pyrophosphatase, whose product MKILLATSNKHKVIELKELLKEFEIYAFDEILTTFEIEENGNSFKENALIKARAVFKALSDKQKNDFIVLSDDSGICVDVLGGKPGIYSARFSGKGDDKSNRDELVKQMGALGFKTSKAHYVAAIALVSLGGEWTTHGSMHGDVIDIERGENGFGYDSLFIPKGFDKTLAELSNNEKNQLSHRFKALELARIILKVLNKGKE is encoded by the coding sequence ATGAAAATTTTATTAGCAACAAGCAATAAACACAAGGTTATAGAATTAAAAGAACTTTTAAAAGAATTTGAAATTTACGCCTTTGATGAAATTTTAACCACCTTTGAAATAGAAGAAAATGGCAATAGTTTTAAGGAAAATGCTCTTATAAAAGCGAGGGCTGTTTTTAAGGCTTTGAGCGATAAACAAAAAAATGATTTCATTGTTTTAAGTGATGATAGTGGAATTTGTGTTGATGTTTTGGGTGGTAAGCCAGGAATTTATTCTGCTCGTTTTAGTGGCAAAGGAGATGATAAGAGTAATCGTGATGAGCTTGTAAAACAGATGGGGGCTTTGGGTTTTAAAACAAGCAAGGCCCATTATGTGGCTGCCATTGCTTTAGTAAGCTTAGGTGGCGAATGGACAACACATGGCAGTATGCATGGAGATGTGATCGATATAGAAAGGGGTGAAAACGGTTTTGGCTATGATAGCCTTTTTATCCCTAAAGGCTTTGATAAAACCTTAGCAGAACTTAGCAATAATGAAAAAAATCAACTCTCACATCGCTTTAAAGCTTTGGAACTTGCAAGGATTATTTTAAAAGTTTTAAATAAAGGAAAAGAGTGA
- the selA gene encoding L-seryl-tRNA(Sec) selenium transferase: MNKFRTFPQIGSLIDDESLKEYPFYLRSHFCKSVVAKLKANITEDSWDKNTILEKIQQEIQKHLRKDLQSVINATGVVIHTNLGRSVIDESIFEKSKDVLCNYANIEFDLENGKRGSRYALVLEKLKMLFECEDALVVNNNAAAVFLVLHSLCFDKELITSRGELVEIGGSFRVSEVIKAAGVKLCEVGTSNKTHLKDYEKAINENTKMLLKTHKSNFALIGFHSEVGIKDLGNLAKEKGLLSYYDLGSGWCENLNPKLIKNEPKVKDVIKHCDILSFSGDKLFGSVQAGIILGKKELIDKIKENQLLRMLRVDKITLAFLNESLKAYLEKDYEKITSLKLLNDEITYIKEKALRVQNKIQIKSELKMSKSLVGGGSMPDKTLETCILAFNGNALKLQEKFREKNIIGRIENEAFVLDFRTIREKDLSKLIQIINTMENL, from the coding sequence ATGAACAAATTTAGAACTTTTCCGCAAATTGGAAGCTTGATTGATGATGAGAGTTTAAAAGAATATCCTTTTTATTTAAGATCTCATTTTTGCAAAAGTGTTGTTGCTAAACTCAAGGCGAATATAACTGAAGATTCATGGGATAAAAATACTATTTTAGAAAAAATACAGCAAGAAATTCAAAAACATTTACGCAAAGATTTACAAAGTGTCATTAATGCTACGGGTGTGGTCATTCATACAAATTTAGGGCGTAGTGTTATTGATGAGAGTATTTTTGAAAAGTCCAAAGATGTGCTTTGCAATTATGCTAATATTGAATTTGATTTAGAAAACGGTAAAAGAGGGAGTCGCTATGCTTTAGTGCTTGAAAAGCTTAAAATGCTTTTTGAATGCGAAGATGCTTTGGTTGTAAACAACAACGCTGCAGCAGTTTTTTTGGTGCTTCATTCTCTTTGTTTTGATAAAGAACTCATCACTTCAAGAGGCGAGCTTGTTGAAATTGGCGGAAGTTTTCGCGTGAGTGAAGTGATTAAAGCTGCAGGAGTAAAGCTTTGTGAAGTAGGCACGAGCAATAAAACACATTTAAAAGATTATGAAAAAGCTATAAATGAAAATACTAAAATGCTTTTAAAAACCCATAAATCTAATTTCGCTTTGATTGGTTTTCATAGTGAGGTTGGCATCAAGGATTTAGGAAATTTGGCAAAAGAAAAAGGACTTTTGAGTTATTATGATTTAGGTTCGGGTTGGTGTGAGAATTTAAATCCAAAACTGATAAAAAACGAGCCTAAAGTCAAAGATGTGATAAAGCATTGTGATATTTTGAGCTTTAGTGGGGATAAGCTTTTTGGCAGTGTGCAAGCTGGAATTATACTTGGTAAAAAAGAATTGATTGATAAAATTAAAGAAAATCAACTGCTAAGAATGTTAAGAGTGGATAAAATCACACTTGCTTTTTTAAATGAAAGTCTTAAGGCTTATCTTGAAAAAGACTACGAAAAAATCACAAGTTTAAAGCTTTTAAATGATGAAATCACTTATATTAAAGAAAAAGCTTTAAGAGTGCAAAATAAAATTCAGATTAAAAGTGAATTGAAAATGAGTAAAAGTTTAGTAGGGGGTGGTTCTATGCCTGATAAAACTTTAGAAACTTGTATTTTAGCTTTTAATGGCAATGCTTTAAAATTGCAAGAAAAATTTAGAGAAAAAAATATCATAGGTCGTATAGAAAATGAAGCTTTTGTGCTAGATTTTAGGACAATTAGAGAAAAAGATTTATCAAAATTAATTCAAATTATCAATACTATGGAAAATTTATGA
- a CDS encoding DsbA family protein, translating to MKKISLILACSMSLFAASNSEISDFYSKSIKAQFPNATVSIGNRQKVGNTGFESVIVTITLEGQKQEQILFTKDNLIVPDIIDLKTKTSYAQEYEMKKFQEARANFTKNVKPVVQEETMLIALGDKSKPAIYVFSDPECPYCRDHLAQIKDELKNYQVNYILTPVHGKSAFEKSALIYKESKKAKSDDEKIAILNKYYDANIKSYPKVSDSELKEVFSLYEKYRSLGLSATPTIIK from the coding sequence ATGAAAAAAATAAGCTTAATCCTTGCTTGCTCAATGTCTTTATTTGCTGCTAGCAATTCTGAAATCAGTGATTTTTATTCTAAAAGCATTAAAGCACAATTTCCAAATGCAACAGTGAGTATAGGTAATCGCCAAAAGGTTGGAAATACAGGCTTTGAAAGCGTGATTGTTACGATAACGCTTGAAGGACAAAAGCAAGAGCAAATTCTTTTTACAAAAGATAATCTTATCGTTCCTGATATTATTGATTTAAAAACTAAAACTTCTTATGCTCAAGAATATGAAATGAAAAAATTCCAAGAGGCTAGGGCAAATTTCACTAAAAATGTAAAACCCGTAGTTCAAGAAGAAACAATGCTTATAGCTTTAGGCGATAAAAGCAAGCCTGCTATTTATGTATTTTCAGATCCAGAATGTCCTTATTGTAGAGATCATTTAGCACAGATTAAAGATGAGCTTAAAAATTATCAAGTCAATTATATCTTAACTCCAGTGCATGGTAAATCAGCTTTTGAAAAATCAGCATTGATTTACAAAGAGAGCAAAAAAGCTAAGAGTGATGATGAGAAAATAGCTATTTTAAATAAATACTATGACGCAAATATCAAATCTTATCCAAAGGTGAGCGATAGCGAGTTAAAAGAAGTATTTTCTCTTTATGAAAAATATCGTTCTTTAGGTCTTAGTGCTACTCCAACTATCATCAAATAA
- the selB gene encoding selenocysteine-specific translation elongation factor — protein sequence MNSLLIGTAGHIDHGKTSLIKAINGFEGDSLKEEKERQITINLSFSNLNYKQKHLSFIDVPGHKDLVKTMISGAFGFSACLFVVDINEGLKEQSIEHLEVLELLGVKDIILVLSKCDLCENPKEQEQKILNSLEFTPMKVFHTSIKDQESIERLKNYLLNLECKNANENLVFRYYIDRVFSLKGIGTIVTGSLNEGKISLNEKIICLDNQKELVVKNIQNHESNFNEISAFNRVALSLNCDYKELKKGYVLSKKGFFKGFKECDVLIKAKRLKNEKMLFCVGTKSIECKISILKELENNEFFAHLEFEKNLFLCFNEKFILLQNNRVVGGGEVLNPVSEPLKKEQKNKFLMLLKNKELKKAFEFLKNTHKYGFGLLSSYQRFKLSHEEALNLAKELSGVFIDEKNLNIYNLLALDELKKFISFILEKNPYAMLSATSLALRLPWASAEFCEFGLQNLSNLLEFEKGVYFKKGIDYEKLRERNNDELYNILKKQGIKPQAPYNLYEFLELDRKSGDEILKKLTKQNRVIRLSHNLFIEKNALDKLMQECLEILKSQSLDIQSMKERFNLSRKYAIAYLEYLDKDERVQKKDEKRFLKTNI from the coding sequence ATGAATTCGCTACTAATCGGTACTGCAGGGCATATTGATCATGGAAAAACTTCTTTGATTAAGGCTATAAATGGTTTTGAAGGGGATAGTTTAAAAGAGGAAAAAGAAAGACAAATCACGATTAATTTAAGTTTTTCTAATTTAAATTATAAGCAAAAACACCTTTCTTTTATCGATGTGCCAGGCCATAAAGACTTGGTTAAAACGATGATAAGTGGAGCTTTTGGTTTTAGCGCTTGTTTATTTGTAGTCGATATTAATGAGGGTTTAAAAGAGCAAAGCATAGAACATTTAGAAGTACTTGAACTTTTAGGTGTGAAAGATATTATCTTAGTGCTTAGTAAATGCGATTTATGTGAAAATCCCAAGGAGCAAGAGCAAAAAATTCTAAACTCACTTGAGTTTACACCTATGAAAGTGTTTCATACTTCGATAAAAGATCAAGAAAGCATTGAGCGCTTAAAAAATTATCTTTTAAATTTAGAATGTAAGAATGCTAATGAAAATCTTGTTTTTCGTTATTATATCGATAGGGTTTTTTCTTTAAAAGGTATAGGAACCATAGTTACTGGAAGCCTTAATGAAGGTAAAATTTCCCTAAATGAAAAAATCATTTGTCTTGACAATCAAAAAGAACTTGTAGTTAAAAATATACAAAATCACGAAAGTAATTTTAATGAAATTTCAGCTTTTAACCGTGTGGCTTTGAGCTTAAATTGTGATTATAAAGAATTAAAAAAAGGTTATGTTTTAAGCAAAAAAGGTTTTTTTAAGGGCTTTAAAGAATGTGATGTTTTGATTAAAGCTAAAAGATTAAAAAATGAAAAAATGCTTTTTTGTGTGGGTACAAAAAGCATAGAGTGTAAGATAAGTATTTTAAAAGAGTTGGAAAATAATGAATTTTTTGCTCATCTTGAATTTGAAAAAAATCTTTTTTTATGTTTTAATGAAAAATTTATTTTATTGCAAAATAATCGTGTTGTGGGCGGAGGAGAGGTTTTAAATCCTGTGAGCGAGCCTTTGAAAAAGGAACAAAAAAATAAATTTTTAATGCTTTTGAAAAATAAAGAATTAAAAAAGGCTTTTGAATTTCTAAAAAACACGCATAAATATGGCTTTGGCTTGCTCTCAAGTTACCAAAGATTTAAGTTAAGTCACGAAGAAGCTTTAAATTTAGCCAAAGAATTAAGTGGAGTTTTTATAGATGAAAAAAATCTTAATATTTATAATCTTTTAGCCTTAGATGAGCTTAAAAAATTCATTTCTTTTATACTTGAAAAAAATCCTTATGCTATGCTTTCAGCAACTTCTTTAGCCCTAAGACTTCCTTGGGCCAGTGCGGAATTTTGCGAGTTTGGACTTCAAAATCTATCAAATTTACTTGAATTTGAAAAGGGGGTGTATTTTAAAAAAGGAATTGATTATGAAAAGCTTAGAGAAAGAAATAATGATGAGCTATACAATATACTTAAAAAACAAGGCATAAAACCTCAAGCCCCTTATAATTTATATGAATTTTTAGAACTAGACAGAAAAAGTGGAGATGAAATTTTAAAAAAACTTACCAAGCAAAATCGCGTCATAAGACTTTCTCATAATCTTTTTATAGAAAAAAATGCCTTAGATAAACTTATGCAAGAATGCCTAGAAATTTTAAAGAGTCAAAGCCTTGATATACAGAGTATGAAAGAGCGTTTTAATCTTTCAAGAAAATATGCCATAGCTTATTTAGAATACCTTGATAAAGATGAGAGAGTGCAAAAAAAGGACGAAAAAAGATTTTTAAAAACAAATATTTAG
- a CDS encoding MFS transporter, giving the protein MLNNVLPLSFIVGTRFFGLFIVLPVLSFYALELQGANEFLVGLLVGVYALTQMALQMPFGILSDKIGRKKTMLIGLIIFIIGSLICSWTDNIYTMLVGRMLQGAGAIGAVATAMISDFITEENRGKAMAIMGSFIGLSFAASMVISPLMSAKWGLSSLFDLSAALSLLCIILLYTVVPKENKITHENTKTPFLHLIKQKNLALMNFTNFMQKMLMSIAFLSIPIILVKHLGFDEHKLWIVYTASMIAGFIAMGFSGSLGEKRGLAKQILLLGIAFFILSYIFFVFSNSITFFIVAVVIFFIGFNLHEPIMQSCASKFCKVHEKGAALGLFNAFGYGGSFIGGVIGGIFLHLNKLELLAIILVALSIVWFIALLYLKNPSEFKNIYLPLETTLNFSEFNKNLGVVDIYKNSKNLVIKFDSKLTNKEELESKI; this is encoded by the coding sequence ATGTTAAATAATGTCTTACCCCTATCTTTTATCGTTGGAACAAGATTTTTTGGACTTTTTATAGTTTTACCTGTGCTTAGCTTTTACGCTCTTGAACTCCAAGGCGCAAATGAATTTTTAGTAGGACTTCTAGTGGGTGTTTATGCTCTAACCCAAATGGCTTTACAAATGCCTTTTGGAATACTAAGCGATAAAATTGGGCGTAAAAAAACTATGCTTATAGGGCTGATTATCTTTATAATAGGATCTTTAATCTGCTCTTGGACTGATAATATTTATACAATGCTAGTAGGTAGAATGCTTCAAGGTGCAGGTGCTATTGGCGCAGTAGCTACGGCAATGATTAGCGATTTTATCACCGAAGAAAATCGCGGTAAAGCTATGGCGATAATGGGATCTTTTATAGGACTATCTTTTGCAGCTTCTATGGTAATCTCGCCTTTAATGAGTGCTAAATGGGGGCTTTCTAGTCTTTTTGATCTTAGTGCTGCTCTATCGCTTTTATGTATCATCTTGCTTTATACTGTCGTTCCAAAAGAAAATAAAATCACTCATGAAAATACCAAAACTCCTTTTTTACATCTTATCAAACAAAAAAATTTAGCCCTAATGAATTTTACCAATTTCATGCAAAAAATGCTTATGAGTATAGCATTTTTAAGTATTCCTATCATTTTAGTAAAACATTTAGGCTTTGATGAGCATAAGCTTTGGATTGTCTATACAGCATCTATGATAGCAGGTTTTATCGCCATGGGATTTTCAGGAAGCTTGGGCGAAAAAAGAGGCTTAGCAAAGCAAATTTTACTTTTAGGGATAGCTTTTTTTATCCTTTCTTATATCTTTTTTGTTTTTTCTAATTCCATTACTTTTTTTATCGTTGCAGTTGTGATATTTTTTATAGGGTTTAACTTGCACGAACCCATTATGCAAAGCTGTGCTTCTAAATTCTGTAAAGTACATGAAAAAGGTGCTGCTTTAGGACTTTTTAATGCTTTTGGATATGGTGGAAGTTTTATAGGAGGTGTAATAGGAGGTATATTTTTACATCTTAACAAATTAGAATTGCTGGCTATTATTTTAGTAGCTTTGTCTATTGTTTGGTTTATAGCCCTATTATATTTAAAAAATCCTTCTGAATTTAAAAATATTTATTTGCCTTTAGAAACAACTTTAAATTTTAGCGAATTTAATAAAAATTTAGGTGTTGTAGATATTTATAAAAACTCAAAAAACCTAGTCATTAAATTTGATAGCAAGCTGACAAACAAAGAAGAATTAGAAAGTAAAATTTAA
- a CDS encoding TM2 domain-containing protein produces the protein MNRFQTFSLMTEGKVNSELLMDYKDKLETLSDEAMFYFCSLELKNPIIGLILGVTPAFILSGLTFDRFYKGDMGLGFVKMAMWAFIFIGLLIAGFFDSSSMLVVWIFNIIALFIWNILDFFLVWQGIKNDNLAKIIQFLEQDNENFISNKQ, from the coding sequence ATGAATCGTTTTCAAACTTTTTCTTTAATGACAGAAGGTAAAGTAAATTCGGAGTTATTGATGGATTATAAGGATAAATTGGAAACCTTAAGCGATGAGGCAATGTTTTATTTTTGTTCTTTGGAATTGAAAAATCCCATTATAGGACTTATTTTAGGCGTAACACCTGCTTTTATTTTATCGGGACTTACTTTTGATCGTTTTTATAAAGGGGACATGGGGCTTGGTTTTGTAAAAATGGCAATGTGGGCTTTTATTTTTATAGGTTTGCTTATCGCAGGTTTTTTCGATTCATCTTCTATGCTTGTAGTATGGATTTTTAATATCATCGCTCTTTTTATATGGAATATACTTGATTTTTTCTTAGTTTGGCAAGGGATTAAAAATGATAATTTAGCGAAAATAATTCAATTTTTGGAGCAAGATAATGAAAATTTTATTAGCAACAAGCAATAA